The following proteins are co-located in the Candidatus Eisenbacteria bacterium genome:
- a CDS encoding TetR/AcrR family transcriptional regulator: MTNAAASSRPSRDKILDCAEQLFARRGFAGIGLSEVAEQVGLSKSSLFHHFSSKAQLYAAVMARIMDRIETELMRSLSLGGTPVERLDRWLDLVIDVLAKHPTYARLLLRSLFEDDELTGELPEEQTVNATIRRVVGAAERLLKEGMESGAFRPANAPHTVQTIIGATVYHFASGEFGEELIGRPLFSGSEVRRRKQEVKALIRHGLVVSPLHVATRK, encoded by the coding sequence ATGACGAACGCTGCCGCATCCTCCCGGCCTTCGCGCGACAAGATCCTCGACTGCGCCGAGCAGCTCTTCGCGCGTCGCGGCTTCGCCGGCATCGGGCTCTCCGAGGTGGCCGAGCAGGTGGGACTGTCGAAGTCCTCCCTGTTCCACCACTTCTCGAGCAAGGCCCAGCTCTACGCCGCGGTCATGGCGCGCATCATGGACCGCATCGAGACCGAGCTCATGCGCTCGCTCTCGCTCGGCGGCACGCCGGTCGAGCGGCTCGATCGTTGGCTCGACCTCGTCATCGACGTGCTCGCGAAGCACCCGACCTACGCGCGGCTCCTCCTGCGGTCGCTGTTCGAGGACGACGAGCTGACCGGCGAGCTGCCCGAGGAGCAGACCGTCAACGCGACGATTCGTCGCGTCGTCGGCGCGGCGGAACGTCTCTTGAAGGAGGGCATGGAGAGCGGCGCCTTCCGTCCCGCCAACGCCCCCCACACCGTGCAGACCATCATCGGCGCCACCGTGTATCACTTCGCCTCCGGCGAATTCGGTGAAGAGCTGATCGGGCGGCCCCTCTTCTCGGGGAGCGAGGTGCGCCGTCGCAAGCAGGAGGTCAAGGCGCTCATCCGCCACGGCCTCGTCGTGTCTCCCCTCCATGTCGCGACCCGCAAGTGA
- a CDS encoding ferritin-like domain-containing protein, giving the protein MRTLLPDNRRQIGSFEVVDFVDEQQIQRLRTQLDVEVPLELHWTWEYGSEVEELRSLYERGKKGQWNAEEDVDWSIPLPREEWFMVKEGGALMPSILATMEADDATCRAAAWDEFSHLISQLLHGEQAALQLCGQLVNTCPTMDQKWYAGSQVIDEVRHVEVFAKFLQRKMGVIHPIDPTLKVLLDKLLEAPTWKLKVLGMQTLFEGMAVGIMDIVKRANTSPLIEDIITRVHQDEARHAAFGILSMRRIVKESTEEERAAMEDFAFEVLETLNANQQLDMLRRFGPKYGLEPDAVVQSMHSLEQWGFLNSEPFMHTVMPNLMRLGLITERTEEKYRARGILFGEHLAQRGALPIVN; this is encoded by the coding sequence ATGAGGACACTGCTACCCGACAACCGCCGTCAGATCGGATCCTTCGAAGTCGTCGACTTCGTCGACGAGCAGCAGATCCAGCGCCTGCGCACCCAGCTCGACGTCGAGGTACCGCTCGAGCTGCACTGGACGTGGGAGTACGGCAGCGAGGTCGAGGAGCTCCGCTCGCTCTACGAGCGCGGCAAGAAGGGCCAGTGGAACGCCGAAGAGGACGTCGACTGGTCGATCCCGTTGCCGCGCGAGGAGTGGTTCATGGTGAAGGAGGGCGGCGCGCTCATGCCGTCGATCCTCGCCACCATGGAGGCCGACGACGCGACCTGCCGGGCGGCGGCGTGGGACGAGTTCTCACACCTGATCTCGCAGCTCCTGCACGGCGAGCAGGCGGCGCTCCAGCTCTGCGGCCAGCTCGTGAACACCTGCCCCACCATGGACCAGAAGTGGTACGCCGGCTCGCAGGTGATCGACGAGGTGCGCCACGTCGAGGTGTTCGCGAAGTTCCTGCAGCGCAAGATGGGTGTCATCCACCCGATCGATCCGACCTTGAAGGTGCTGCTCGACAAGCTCCTCGAGGCGCCGACGTGGAAGCTGAAGGTGCTCGGCATGCAGACCCTGTTCGAGGGCATGGCGGTCGGGATCATGGACATCGTGAAGCGCGCCAACACGAGCCCCCTCATCGAGGACATCATCACCCGCGTCCACCAGGACGAGGCGCGTCACGCCGCCTTCGGAATCCTCTCCATGCGCCGCATCGTGAAGGAGTCGACCGAGGAGGAACGCGCCGCGATGGAGGACTTCGCGTTCGAGGTCCTCGAGACCCTCAATGCGAACCAGCAGCTCGACATGCTGCGCCGGTTCGGGCCGAAGTACGGCCTCGAGCCCGACGCCGTCGTGCAGAGCATGCACTCGCTCGAGCAGTGGGGGTTCCTCAACAGCGAGCCCTTCATGCACACCGTGATGCCGAACCTGATGCGCCTCGGCCTCATCACCGAGCGCACCGAGGAGAAGTATCGCGCGCGCGGCATCCTGTTCGGCGAGCACTTGGCCCAGCGCGGCGCGCTCCCGATCGTCAACTAG
- a CDS encoding enoyl-CoA hydratase-related protein has protein sequence MYETLRVDREDHLTWLTLDRPNSLNAMSTTLIRELGDFFWKLHDDREARVLVLRGAGRAFCAGLDLKENTGGEGAGGSVQGGLRAQRAVSELAMLMRRAPQPIIAAVHGAACGGGFALALAADVRIAGESARMNAAFIRIGLSACDVGVSYFLPRLVGASIASELLLTGNFIDAARAERTGLVSRVVPDGELESAARAMAQDMLRNSPIGLRLTKECLKFSIDAPSLEAAVAMEDRNQILAAQTSDFREGITAFLQKRPPTFGDT, from the coding sequence ATGTACGAGACCCTGCGCGTCGATCGCGAAGACCACCTCACCTGGCTGACGCTCGATCGCCCGAACTCGCTGAACGCGATGAGCACGACCCTCATCCGCGAGCTCGGCGACTTCTTCTGGAAGCTGCACGACGACCGCGAGGCGCGCGTGCTGGTGCTGCGCGGCGCCGGTCGCGCGTTCTGCGCCGGCCTGGACCTGAAGGAGAACACGGGAGGGGAGGGCGCCGGCGGCTCCGTGCAGGGCGGCCTGCGAGCCCAGCGCGCCGTCAGCGAGCTCGCGATGCTCATGCGCCGCGCCCCGCAGCCGATCATCGCGGCGGTGCACGGTGCCGCGTGCGGCGGCGGCTTCGCGCTCGCCCTCGCGGCCGACGTGCGCATCGCGGGCGAGTCGGCGCGCATGAACGCCGCCTTCATCCGCATCGGCCTATCGGCCTGCGACGTGGGCGTCAGCTACTTCCTGCCGCGCCTGGTGGGAGCGTCGATCGCCTCCGAGCTGCTGCTCACCGGCAACTTCATCGACGCCGCCCGCGCCGAGCGGACAGGGCTCGTGTCGCGCGTCGTCCCCGACGGCGAGCTCGAGTCGGCGGCGCGCGCGATGGCGCAGGACATGCTGCGGAACTCGCCGATCGGCCTCCGCCTCACCAAGGAGTGCCTGAAGTTCTCGATCGACGCACCGTCGCTCGAGGCGGCCGTCGCGATGGAGGACCGCAACCAGATCCTCGCCGCGCAGACGAGCGACTTCCGCGAGGGCATCACGGCCTTCCTCCAGAAGCGCCCGCCGACGTTCGGGGACACATAG
- a CDS encoding rhomboid family intramembrane serine protease: protein MADGEELTARMTPNEGQAHDWAVVLSAAGVSCRVDPRAEGWALVVSVRDATRAADALAAYESDAPPPPIPDTFEYGPTRAGFFIAALLLAFRPFTGYRIGASPAFLAGEANAGAIVSGQVWRTVTALTLHADPTHLLGNVVAMALLATAVCRLLGPGLGGMLILVAGAGGNLLNAYLRTGTHTSVGASTAVFGAVGILAGLAIMRSGGAGRRPWVPFAAGLALLGLLGTGEHADLAAHFFGFQIGIGLGLAVAVMQGDPPGRRVQQWLGGAALATVAGAWLLALGTIPRR, encoded by the coding sequence ATGGCGGACGGCGAAGAGCTGACGGCGCGCATGACGCCGAACGAAGGCCAGGCGCACGACTGGGCCGTCGTGCTCTCCGCAGCCGGTGTGTCGTGCCGCGTCGACCCGCGCGCGGAGGGCTGGGCGCTCGTCGTCTCGGTGCGGGACGCGACACGCGCCGCCGACGCGCTCGCGGCGTACGAGTCCGACGCGCCGCCGCCACCGATTCCCGACACGTTCGAGTACGGCCCCACGCGCGCCGGCTTTTTCATCGCGGCGCTGCTGCTCGCGTTCCGTCCCTTCACGGGCTACCGGATCGGCGCGAGCCCGGCGTTCCTTGCCGGTGAGGCGAACGCGGGCGCGATCGTCTCGGGTCAGGTGTGGCGCACGGTGACCGCGCTCACGCTCCACGCCGATCCGACGCATCTGCTCGGCAACGTGGTTGCGATGGCGCTGCTGGCGACCGCCGTGTGCCGGCTGCTCGGGCCCGGTCTGGGCGGCATGCTGATCCTCGTCGCCGGCGCGGGTGGCAATCTGCTCAACGCGTATCTGCGGACCGGCACGCACACGAGCGTCGGGGCGTCGACGGCGGTGTTCGGCGCCGTCGGCATCCTCGCCGGGCTCGCGATCATGCGGTCGGGCGGCGCGGGAAGGCGTCCGTGGGTGCCGTTCGCCGCCGGGCTGGCGCTGCTCGGGCTTCTCGGCACGGGCGAGCACGCCGACCTCGCGGCCCACTTCTTCGGGTTCCAGATCGGGATTGGTCTCGGTCTCGCGGTTGCGGTGATGCAGGGCGATCCGCCGGGCCGCCGCGTACAGCAATGGCTCGGCGGCGCGGCGCTGGCGACGGTCGCCGGCGCGTGGCTGCTCGCCCTCGGCACGATTCCTCGGAGGTAG